In a genomic window of Magnolia sinica isolate HGM2019 chromosome 14, MsV1, whole genome shotgun sequence:
- the LOC131224888 gene encoding uncharacterized protein LOC131224888 has translation MTFRKSFLPRIFSSKEKTISQTDEDSFDSSVEFERTLTSSATPPSFRKSLSVAESESTSRLGSLNFSNLQSQMSDISDRRDFRHCAECLSSMLALVLGCCGGQCSLLSIEKPLQRFMAGFSEFDEYVPMVDKAMDSS, from the exons ATGACCTTCAGGAAG TCTTTTCTTCCAAGAATATTTTCATCCAAAGAGAAGACCATAAGCCAAACCGACGAAGATTCATTCGATTCTTCCG TGGAATTTGAGAGAACCTTGACTTCTTCAGCTACCCCACCATCCTTCAGAAAAAGCTTATCTG TTGCAGAATCAGAGTCTACTTCAAGGCTTGGGAGTCTAAATTTCAGTAACTTACAGTCTCAGATGTCGGACATCTCAGACAGACGAGACTTCAG ACATTGTGCCGAATGTTTATCATCAATGCTGGCCCTGGTTTTAGGTTGCTGTGGAGGACAGTGTAGTCTTTTATCGATAGAAAAACCACTTCAAAGATTCAT GGCAGGGTTCTCAGAGTTTGATGAATATGTTCCCATGGTAGACAAAGCTATGGATTCAAGCTAG